One Thermus sp. CCB_US3_UF1 DNA window includes the following coding sequences:
- a CDS encoding heavy metal-binding domain-containing protein encodes MILTTTGTVEGKRVEAYLGVVFGEAIVGANIFRDLFASIRDIVGGRSGAYEAELRRAREMALSELAEAARQLGANAVIGIDVDYEVLGQGNSMLMVTASGTAVRLAP; translated from the coding sequence ATGATCCTCACCACCACGGGCACTGTGGAGGGCAAGCGCGTGGAGGCCTACTTGGGCGTGGTCTTCGGCGAGGCCATCGTGGGCGCCAACATCTTCCGCGACCTCTTCGCCTCCATCCGGGACATCGTGGGGGGGCGGAGCGGGGCCTACGAGGCCGAGCTGCGCCGGGCACGGGAAATGGCCCTCTCGGAGCTGGCGGAGGCCGCCCGCCAGCTTGGGGCCAACGCGGTGATCGGGATCGACGTGGACTACGAGGTCCTGGGCCAGGGGAACTCCATGCTCATGGTCACCGCCAGCGGAACAGCCGTGCGGCTCGCCCCCTAA